TGATAATGTGGATTTCGCAAGAATGCCGTATCTGTCACCATCATTGCCGGATAACCCAAATCCCAAAATGGAGCATGATCGCTAAGTCTGGTTTGGGGAACTATTAAACCTCGATTCGGCACGGGTAGCCATTGACTAGATACGCCAGCTTTGCGAATATTACGGCTCATCCCAATTAAGTCAGGCAATGTCCGCAAATTGCCAATTAAAGCAATAAAATCACCCGTATCTGGGTAGAAGCGTTCCAAAGGAGGGGGGTAACTTTGGGAACCAGGTGTAGAATCCTTATAGCCCAGCATTTCTAGGGAAATCATTAAGCGTAGCTGTTGCTTTTGTTGATGCAACAGGGCTGCATAATCAGCACTACCCAGTAAGCCGTATTCTTCCATATCGAAAGCAACCAGCCTTAAGGGATATCTCACAGGTTCAGCAGCAAACTTTCTTGCCAATTCCAGCAACACCGCTACACCTGTAGCATTATCATCAGCTGCAACTGTTCCTAGAACGCCATCATAATGAGCGCCAATTAAAATCGGTAGTAAATCCTTTTTTTGCCCTTGAGCTTGGGATGGTAAATTTAATATCAAGTTATTACAAGCTTTACCTCTGACTTCAAAGGTGTGGATTTCCACACTCCCCCATTGGGAAAATTGCTGGCGGATATATTCTTGGACAAAAAAATGTCCAGCCGTTGCCATGTAAGGATCGCGTTCTCGCGCGATCGCACTCAGGGAAGTCTGTAATCGCTCTGTTAAATTCAAATCTTTTAAGTAGTAGCAATAATATTAGAATTTTCAGGCACTCAAACAAGCAAAGTAAGCATTATTAAGGTTAACTTACCAATTTGCAGATAACTTAAACAGAAATAGCCGGATATCAAGAATTGAGGCTGCTTGGGCACGCCAACCATCTCAATGCTATCCTAGTCTTGCAACTATCTCCTCTAGCTGCACTTCTTAGCTTACTGCCTTAATGATGAGTATTTGAGTATTATACATTGAGGTGTTTTTATCTTGTAGCACAAAGCTAGAGGTAGTTCCGCCCAATCATAATAAATATATAAGACACTTTAGGAGAAGAGTAACGCATGGGCAAGGTAGTCGGCATCGACTTGGGTACAACCAACTCAGTAGTCGCCGTTATGGAGGGTGGCAAGCTGATGGTGATTGCCAATGCAGAAGGAATGCGAACAACCCCCTCCGTAGTTGGCTTCAGCAAAGAAGGTGAAAGGGTGGTTGGGCAGATGGCACGGCGACAAACCGTCCTCAATCCTCAAAATACCTTTTTTGCAGTTAAACGTTTCATTGGGCGGAAGTATGGTGAACTGAATGCAGATTCTAAGCGTGTGCCCTACACCATCCGCAAAGACGAAGTAGGTAATATTAAAATTGCCTGTCCTCGTCTGAATAAAGATTTCGCCCCAGAAGAAATTTCGGCAATGGTGCTGAAGAAATTGGCAGACGATGCTAGCCGCTATTTGGGTGAACCAGTTACAGGGGCAGTTATTACAGTACCCGCCTATTTTAACGATTCTCAACGGCAGGCAACCCGTGATGCTGGCAGAATTGCTGGTTTAGAAGTACTGCGGATTCTCAATGAACCGACAGCGGCATCTTTGGCTTATGGATTAGATCGGGGTGACACGGAAACTATCTTAGTCTTTGACTTGGGCGGTGGCACTTTTGACGTGTCGATTTTAGAAGTTGGCGATGGGATATTTGAAGTCAAAGCTACCAGTGGCGATACGCAACTTGGTGGGAATGACTTTGACAAAATAATAGTAGATTGGTTGGCAGAGCAATTTCTGGAAACAGAAGAGGTAGACTTAAGACGCGATCGCCA
This portion of the Nostoc sp. GT001 genome encodes:
- a CDS encoding M28 family peptidase — its product is MNLTERLQTSLSAIARERDPYMATAGHFFVQEYIRQQFSQWGSVEIHTFEVRGKACNNLILNLPSQAQGQKKDLLPILIGAHYDGVLGTVAADDNATGVAVLLELARKFAAEPVRYPLRLVAFDMEEYGLLGSADYAALLHQQKQQLRLMISLEMLGYKDSTPGSQSYPPPLERFYPDTGDFIALIGNLRTLPDLIGMSRNIRKAGVSSQWLPVPNRGLIVPQTRLSDHAPFWDLGYPAMMVTDTAFLRNPHYHKASDAIATLDLDFLTRVCEGLEIAIRRL